One part of the Algibacter sp. L1A34 genome encodes these proteins:
- the atpE gene encoding ATP synthase F0 subunit C gives MTIPTIVGAGLIVIGAGLGIGKIGGSAMDAIARQPEASGKIQTAMLIAAALIEGIGFAALFAS, from the coding sequence ATGACAATTCCAACTATTGTAGGAGCAGGTTTAATCGTTATTGGTGCTGGTTTAGGTATCGGTAAAATTGGTGGATCGGCTATGGACGCAATTGCACGTCAACCAGAAGCATCTGGAAAAATCCAAACTGCTATGCTTATTGCTGCAGCCCTTATTGAAGGTATCGGATTTGCTGCATTATTTGCATCTTAA
- a CDS encoding F0F1 ATP synthase subunit B, with the protein MEKLINEFSIGLFFWQFVLFIALVLLLRKFAWKPILDAVEKRESGIEDALKSAKNAKLEMENLQADNQKLLQEARAEREGMLKEARDMKNNMIESAKSEAQTQANKMIVQAQAAIESEKKAALAELKSQVAGISLEIAEKVMRTELSNNDKQLQLVETMLAEKSLN; encoded by the coding sequence ATGGAAAAGTTAATTAACGAGTTTTCAATAGGATTGTTCTTTTGGCAATTTGTATTGTTTATTGCATTAGTGCTACTTCTAAGGAAATTTGCATGGAAGCCAATACTTGACGCTGTAGAGAAGAGAGAAAGTGGTATAGAGGATGCTTTAAAATCTGCGAAAAACGCAAAATTAGAAATGGAAAACCTTCAAGCAGATAACCAAAAGTTATTGCAAGAAGCTAGAGCTGAACGTGAAGGTATGCTTAAAGAAGCACGCGACATGAAAAACAACATGATCGAGTCAGCCAAATCTGAAGCACAAACTCAAGCTAATAAAATGATAGTTCAAGCGCAAGCTGCTATTGAAAGCGAAAAGAAAGCCGCATTAGCAGAACTTAAAAGCCAAGTTGCTGGTATTTCTTTAGAAATTGCCGAAAAAGTAATGCGTACAGAATTATCTAACAACGACAAGCAATTACAATTGGTTGAAACGATGTTAGCTGAAAAATCATTAAACTAA
- the atpH gene encoding ATP synthase F1 subunit delta: MAGARAAIRYAKALLSLASDQNTADAVGNDMKLISNTLATSLDLSEALQSPVIPSSIKKSTLLEVFKNSNNLTNNLIDTLITNNRINILGDIAVKYSQLLDKSKGIEVATVTTAVALTDTLKKSVLAKAKTFTGKDVEVENIIDENIIGGFILRIGDLQYNASIANQLNKLKREFTLN; the protein is encoded by the coding sequence ATGGCGGGAGCAAGAGCAGCAATACGTTACGCTAAAGCATTATTAAGTTTAGCATCAGATCAAAATACAGCCGATGCTGTTGGCAATGATATGAAGCTAATCTCTAATACTTTGGCTACAAGTTTAGATTTAAGCGAAGCACTTCAAAGTCCTGTAATTCCATCTTCAATTAAAAAATCAACTTTATTAGAAGTTTTTAAAAACTCTAATAATTTAACAAATAATTTAATTGATACTTTAATTACTAATAATAGAATTAATATTTTGGGCGATATCGCTGTAAAATACAGTCAATTATTAGATAAATCTAAAGGAATTGAAGTAGCAACCGTTACTACAGCAGTAGCGCTAACAGATACATTAAAGAAAAGTGTTTTAGCAAAAGCTAAAACTTTTACAGGAAAAGATGTAGAAGTAGAAAATATTATAGATGAAAACATTATTGGTGGTTTCATTTTACGTATTGGTGACTTGCAGTACAACGCAAGTATTGCCAATCAGCTTAACAAACTAAAAAGAGAATTTACATTAAACTAA